One window of the Cryptosporangium aurantiacum genome contains the following:
- a CDS encoding acyl-CoA carboxylase subunit beta, with protein sequence MTLEATQSSEPIDGPDIHTTAGKLADLERRVDEAVHAGSARAVEKQHAKGKKTARERIDALLDEGSFVELDEFARHRSTNFGLEKNRPYGDGVITGYGTIDGRQVCVFSQDATVFGGSLGEVYGEKILKIQDLAMKIGCPIIGINEGGGARIQEGVVSLGLYGEIFQRHVLASGVIPQISLIMGAAAGGHVYGPALTDFVIMVDQTSHMFITGPDVIKTVTGEEVSFEDLGGARTHNTKSGNAHHMAADEDDALEYVKALLSYLPSNNLDELPAFESDTTEDLTDSDLALDTFVPDSANQPYDMHRVIEAIVDDAEFLEVQALFAPNLLIGFGRVEGRPVGIVANQPMQFAGTLDIDASEKAARFVRFCDAFNVPVITLVDVPGFLPGTGQEWDGIIRRGAKLIYAYTEATVPKVTLITRKAFGGAYDVMGSKHLRADLNLAWPTAQIAVMGAQGAANIVYRRELSGITDPDEQATRRQELIAEYEDTLLNPYIAAERGYVDQIIRPSQTRVQIARALRMLRGKRDSLPPKKHGNIPL encoded by the coding sequence ATGACTCTCGAAGCCACCCAGTCGTCCGAGCCGATCGACGGGCCGGACATCCACACCACGGCCGGCAAGCTCGCCGACCTGGAACGACGGGTGGACGAGGCGGTCCATGCGGGTTCCGCCCGCGCGGTCGAGAAGCAGCACGCGAAGGGCAAGAAGACCGCCAGGGAGCGGATCGACGCGCTTCTCGACGAAGGTTCGTTCGTCGAGCTGGACGAATTCGCCCGGCACCGTTCCACGAACTTCGGGCTGGAGAAGAACCGCCCGTACGGCGACGGTGTGATCACCGGTTACGGCACGATCGACGGCCGCCAGGTCTGCGTGTTCAGCCAGGACGCCACGGTGTTCGGCGGCAGCCTCGGTGAGGTCTACGGCGAGAAGATCCTCAAGATCCAGGACCTCGCGATGAAGATTGGCTGTCCGATCATCGGCATCAACGAGGGCGGGGGCGCGCGCATCCAGGAGGGCGTCGTCTCGCTCGGCCTGTACGGCGAGATCTTCCAGCGGCACGTGCTGGCCTCCGGCGTCATCCCGCAGATCTCGCTGATCATGGGCGCCGCCGCCGGCGGGCACGTCTACGGGCCGGCGCTGACCGACTTCGTGATCATGGTCGACCAGACCTCGCACATGTTCATCACCGGTCCCGACGTGATCAAGACCGTCACCGGTGAGGAGGTCTCGTTCGAGGACCTCGGTGGGGCCCGCACCCACAACACGAAGTCCGGCAACGCCCACCACATGGCCGCCGACGAGGACGACGCGCTGGAGTACGTCAAGGCGCTGCTCTCGTATCTGCCGAGCAACAACCTCGACGAACTGCCCGCGTTCGAGAGCGACACCACCGAGGACCTCACCGACTCCGACCTCGCGCTCGACACGTTCGTCCCGGACTCGGCGAACCAGCCGTACGACATGCACCGGGTGATCGAGGCGATCGTCGACGACGCCGAGTTCCTCGAGGTGCAGGCGCTGTTCGCCCCGAACCTGCTGATCGGCTTCGGCCGGGTCGAGGGCCGTCCGGTCGGCATCGTCGCGAACCAGCCGATGCAGTTCGCCGGCACGCTGGACATCGACGCCTCCGAGAAGGCCGCGCGGTTCGTCCGGTTCTGCGACGCGTTCAACGTCCCGGTGATCACGCTGGTCGACGTCCCCGGCTTCCTGCCCGGCACCGGCCAGGAGTGGGACGGCATCATCCGGCGCGGCGCCAAGCTGATCTACGCCTACACCGAGGCCACCGTCCCGAAGGTCACGCTGATCACCCGCAAGGCGTTCGGCGGCGCCTACGACGTGATGGGCTCCAAGCACCTGCGCGCCGACCTCAACCTCGCCTGGCCGACGGCCCAGATCGCGGTCATGGGCGCCCAGGGTGCGGCGAACATCGTCTACCGCCGGGAGCTGTCCGGGATCACCGACCCGGACGAGCAGGCGACCCGCAGGCAGGAACTGATCGCGGAGTACGAGGACACGCTCCTCAACCCCTACATCGCGGCCGAACGCGGTTACGTCGACCAGATCATCCGGCCGTCCCAGACCCGCGTTCAGATCGCGCGGGCACTGCGTATGCTGCGCGGGAAGCGGGACTCGCTTCCTCCCAAGAAGCACGGGAACATCCCGCTGTAA
- a CDS encoding phytase produces the protein MRIAAGLIAVVAVAVVSSSVPPEPRRAAAQETAVTAGATVETEPVAHSGDAADDPAIWFDPTDAARSLVIGADKKGALETYDLTGKRIQRIPDVYPNNVDVRGNVVVAADDDTDEGVLRIYLVDPTTRQLTSAATVPTRVTAHGLCLYRSPKTDKLYAFPNSVSGRVEQWELTVRGTVVTAKSVRLFTLGRAVEGCVADDASGALYIGEEKVGIWRYGAEPDAGRSRTMVDGARPEREGHLQADVEGLAIAGDRLYASSQGSSDYTVYGRMDNKYLGRFRVVNSGGVDGCQDTDGIEASSRPLGTAFPAGVFICQDGYNLRGTTVERQNFKLIPLDRVVLPIGTLPIPYP, from the coding sequence ATGCGTATAGCGGCGGGGTTGATAGCGGTTGTCGCCGTGGCGGTCGTATCGAGCAGCGTGCCGCCCGAGCCGAGACGCGCCGCCGCACAGGAGACCGCCGTCACCGCGGGCGCCACCGTCGAGACCGAGCCGGTCGCGCACTCCGGTGACGCCGCCGACGACCCCGCGATCTGGTTCGACCCGACCGACGCCGCCCGCTCGCTCGTCATCGGCGCCGACAAGAAGGGCGCGCTGGAGACCTACGACCTCACCGGCAAGCGGATCCAGCGCATCCCCGACGTCTATCCGAACAACGTGGACGTCCGGGGCAACGTCGTGGTCGCCGCCGACGACGACACCGACGAGGGCGTCCTGCGCATCTACCTCGTCGACCCGACGACCCGGCAACTGACCTCGGCCGCCACGGTCCCGACCAGGGTGACCGCTCACGGCCTGTGCCTGTACCGCTCGCCGAAGACCGACAAGCTGTACGCGTTCCCGAACTCGGTCTCCGGCCGGGTCGAGCAGTGGGAACTGACCGTGCGCGGCACGGTGGTCACCGCGAAGTCCGTGCGGCTGTTCACGCTCGGCCGGGCGGTCGAGGGATGTGTCGCCGACGACGCGTCCGGCGCGCTCTACATCGGCGAGGAGAAAGTCGGCATCTGGCGGTACGGTGCCGAGCCGGACGCCGGCCGCAGCCGGACGATGGTCGACGGTGCACGCCCGGAGCGGGAAGGCCACCTCCAGGCCGACGTCGAGGGCCTGGCGATCGCGGGTGACCGGCTCTACGCGTCGTCGCAGGGCAGCAGCGACTACACCGTCTACGGCCGGATGGACAACAAGTACCTCGGCCGGTTCCGGGTCGTGAACAGCGGCGGCGTCGACGGCTGCCAGGACACCGACGGCATCGAGGCGAGCAGCCGGCCGCTGGGGACGGCGTTCCCGGCCGGGGTGTTCATCTGCCAGGACGGCTACAACCTGCGCGGGACGACCGTCGAACGGCAGAACTTCAAGCTGATCCCGCTCGATCGGGTCGTGCTGCCGATCGGCACGCTGCCGATCCCCTACCCCTGA
- a CDS encoding acetyl/propionyl/methylcrotonyl-CoA carboxylase subunit alpha gives MQKVLIANRGEIAVRVVRACRDAGLASVAVYADSDRDALHARLADEAYALGGDTPGDSYLRIDKLIDVAKQSGADAVHPGYGFLSENASFAQAVIDAGLTWIGPTPEAIQALGDKVEARHIATAAGAPLVPGTKDPVSGADEVVAFAKEHGLPVAIKAAFGGGGRGLKVARTLEEIPELFASAVREAESAFGRGECFVERYLDQPRHVEAQVLADQHGNVVVVGTRDCSLQRRHQKLVEEAPAPFLSEDQRASIHSAAKAICKAAGYHGAGTVEFLVGKDGTISFLEVNTRLQVEHPVSEETAGVDLVREQFRIADGEPLRFTEDPAPRGHSFEFRINGEDPGRNFLPAPGAVNVFTLPTGPGVRVDTGVEPGSVIGGNFDSLLAKLIVTGADRQEALERSRRALDEMVVDGIATVLPFHRVVVRDPAFAPADPAEAFSVHTRWIETEFDNQIPVYSGSAPELAEAAERETVVVEVGGKRLEVSLPAGLGVSSGGGATAGAAKKPKKRAGAAKAGAAASGDAVVSPMQGTIVKIAVADGDEVAEGDLVVVLEAMKMEQPLTAHKAGTVSGLAASVGDVIASGAAVCEIK, from the coding sequence GTGCAGAAAGTCCTCATCGCCAACCGTGGTGAGATCGCGGTTCGCGTGGTCCGTGCCTGCCGTGACGCAGGGCTGGCCAGCGTCGCCGTCTACGCCGACTCCGACCGGGACGCGCTGCACGCGCGACTGGCCGACGAGGCGTACGCGCTGGGCGGCGACACCCCCGGCGACTCGTACCTGCGCATCGACAAGCTGATCGACGTCGCGAAGCAGTCCGGTGCGGACGCCGTCCACCCCGGCTACGGCTTCCTGTCGGAGAACGCTTCGTTCGCTCAGGCCGTGATCGACGCCGGTCTCACCTGGATCGGCCCCACGCCGGAGGCGATCCAGGCGCTCGGCGACAAGGTCGAGGCCCGCCACATCGCCACCGCGGCCGGTGCGCCGCTGGTGCCCGGCACCAAGGACCCGGTCTCGGGCGCCGACGAGGTCGTCGCGTTCGCGAAGGAGCACGGGCTGCCGGTCGCGATCAAGGCGGCGTTCGGCGGTGGCGGCCGCGGCCTGAAGGTCGCCCGCACGCTGGAGGAGATCCCCGAGCTGTTCGCCTCGGCGGTCCGCGAGGCGGAGTCCGCGTTCGGCCGCGGCGAGTGCTTCGTCGAGCGTTATCTCGACCAGCCGCGCCACGTCGAGGCGCAGGTGCTGGCCGACCAGCACGGCAACGTCGTGGTCGTCGGCACGCGCGACTGCTCGCTGCAGCGGCGTCACCAGAAGCTGGTCGAGGAGGCTCCGGCGCCGTTCCTCTCCGAGGATCAGCGCGCGAGCATCCACTCGGCCGCCAAGGCCATCTGTAAGGCCGCCGGGTACCACGGTGCCGGCACCGTCGAGTTCCTGGTCGGCAAGGACGGCACGATCAGCTTCCTCGAGGTCAACACGCGGCTGCAGGTGGAGCACCCGGTCAGCGAGGAGACCGCGGGCGTCGACCTGGTCCGTGAGCAGTTCCGGATCGCCGACGGTGAGCCGCTGCGGTTCACCGAGGACCCCGCGCCGCGCGGCCACTCGTTCGAGTTCCGGATCAACGGCGAGGACCCGGGCCGCAACTTCCTCCCGGCGCCCGGCGCGGTGAACGTGTTCACGCTGCCGACCGGGCCCGGCGTCCGCGTCGACACCGGCGTCGAGCCCGGCTCGGTGATCGGCGGGAACTTCGACTCGCTGCTCGCCAAGCTGATCGTCACCGGCGCCGACCGGCAGGAGGCGCTGGAGCGCTCCCGCCGCGCGCTGGACGAGATGGTCGTCGACGGCATCGCGACCGTGCTGCCGTTCCACCGCGTCGTGGTGCGGGACCCCGCGTTCGCTCCGGCCGACCCGGCCGAGGCGTTCAGCGTCCACACGCGATGGATCGAGACCGAGTTCGACAACCAGATCCCGGTGTACTCGGGGTCCGCGCCGGAACTCGCCGAAGCCGCCGAGCGGGAGACCGTCGTGGTCGAGGTCGGCGGGAAGCGGCTCGAGGTGTCGCTGCCCGCGGGGCTCGGCGTGTCGTCCGGCGGAGGCGCCACCGCCGGTGCGGCGAAGAAGCCGAAGAAGCGGGCCGGTGCGGCCAAGGCCGGTGCGGCGGCGAGCGGCGATGCGGTGGTGTCGCCGATGCAGGGCACGATCGTCAAGATCGCGGTCGCCGACGGTGACGAGGTCGCGGAGGGTGACCTGGTCGTCGTCCTGGAAGCGATGAAGATGGAGCAGCCGCTCACCGCGCACAAGGCCGGAACGGTCAGCGGCCTGGCGGCGTCCGTCGGCGACGTGATCGCGTCCGGTGCGGCGGTCTGCGAGATCAAGTAG
- a CDS encoding biotin--[acetyl-CoA-carboxylase] ligase: MNEVRRGSLFTVPCVELSRQELNRDTLGARILGGFWVGLDVRQRTGSTNVDLAAAAEAGAPEGSVLVAEAQDAGRGRAGRSWVSPPGAGLTFSVLLRPAEVPRERWGWVPLLAGAALASSVAAVAGVETWLKWPNDLLAGADRKKTAGLLAEVAGDAVVLGIGLNVTLTEAELPPDRPDTTSLALAGATVTDRAELLPAVLNTLAEEYESWRWHGGDAASSGLLDAYRRRCDTLGRDVRVDVPAGDPLHGRAVDIDADGRLVVDTASGRVAVAAGDVIHVRPRDDS, from the coding sequence ATGAACGAAGTAAGGCGTGGATCACTCTTTACGGTGCCTTGTGTGGAGCTGAGTCGACAGGAACTGAATCGAGACACCCTGGGCGCCCGAATTCTGGGCGGGTTCTGGGTAGGGCTGGACGTCCGGCAGCGGACCGGGTCGACCAACGTCGATCTGGCCGCCGCGGCCGAGGCGGGGGCGCCGGAGGGAAGCGTCCTCGTCGCCGAGGCGCAGGACGCGGGGCGCGGACGCGCGGGACGGAGCTGGGTGTCGCCGCCCGGCGCCGGGCTGACGTTCTCCGTGCTGCTGCGGCCGGCCGAGGTGCCGCGGGAACGCTGGGGCTGGGTGCCGCTGCTGGCCGGGGCAGCGCTGGCGAGTTCGGTGGCCGCGGTGGCGGGCGTCGAGACGTGGCTGAAGTGGCCGAACGACCTGCTGGCCGGTGCCGACCGGAAGAAGACGGCCGGGCTGCTCGCCGAGGTGGCCGGTGACGCTGTCGTGCTGGGCATCGGGCTGAACGTCACGCTCACCGAGGCCGAGCTGCCGCCGGACCGTCCGGACACCACGTCGCTGGCGCTGGCGGGCGCGACGGTCACGGACCGGGCCGAGCTGCTGCCCGCCGTGCTGAACACGCTGGCCGAGGAGTACGAGTCCTGGCGGTGGCACGGCGGGGACGCGGCGTCGTCCGGGTTGCTGGACGCCTACCGGCGGCGGTGCGACACGCTCGGACGGGACGTGCGAGTCGACGTCCCGGCCGGTGACCCACTGCACGGACGTGCCGTCGACATCGACGCCGACGGCCGCCTCGTGGTGGACACCGCGTCCGGTCGTGTCGCGGTGGCCGCCGGTGACGTGATCCACGTCCGCCCGAGGGATGACAGCTAG
- a CDS encoding GNAT family N-acetyltransferase: MSLSIRPLRRDDVEGCLRVIASLPRFFAVSDSAQAEDEAERSGDDLLSGTGRSNKGDAEPEKVGAHRPKAYVSQASASPRSAHRVTGSHPVQQRRGRHGMPDDEDEPAPGGRSIAQAARDLGTQGGLVAIGPGGDVLAFLTWKRHGDKAAEITWMAVHAALRHRGVGTTLLTRLERLLATQGFQNISAITSAFSHTYEPTRQFWRGRGYAPVLELEDLWETDVALVLTKTLTP, translated from the coding sequence ATGAGCCTGTCGATCCGACCACTCCGGCGCGACGACGTCGAGGGCTGCCTCCGCGTCATCGCGTCACTGCCGCGCTTCTTCGCGGTCAGCGACAGCGCACAGGCCGAGGACGAGGCCGAGCGCAGCGGCGATGATCTGCTCAGCGGCACCGGCCGCTCGAACAAGGGCGACGCCGAGCCGGAGAAAGTGGGCGCACACCGCCCGAAGGCCTACGTGTCCCAGGCGTCCGCGTCGCCGCGCAGCGCGCACCGCGTCACCGGGTCACACCCGGTGCAGCAGCGTCGCGGTCGGCACGGGATGCCCGACGACGAGGACGAACCGGCGCCCGGCGGCCGTAGCATCGCTCAGGCCGCGCGTGACCTCGGCACCCAGGGCGGCCTGGTGGCGATCGGGCCCGGCGGCGACGTCCTGGCGTTCCTCACCTGGAAGCGCCACGGCGACAAGGCTGCCGAGATCACCTGGATGGCCGTGCACGCCGCGCTGCGCCACCGCGGTGTGGGCACCACGCTGCTGACCCGGCTGGAGCGGCTGCTGGCCACCCAGGGCTTCCAGAACATCTCGGCGATCACGTCGGCGTTCTCCCACACCTACGAGCCCACTCGGCAGTTCTGGCGTGGCCGCGGCTACGCACCCGTGCTGGAGCTGGAGGACTTATGGGAGACCGACGTGGCCCTGGTGCTGACGAAAACCCTCACCCCGTGA
- a CDS encoding MFS transporter: protein MNRLVRTRATFLVYAILGFYGWYIYGVGPIVPLLRDEQETSRAVASLHGTALAVGALIAGALYPPLARRLGRGTTLWVMVVALAIGVVVLVSVPSVPVLTIGTTLACGIVGSILVNVVAPVLLDVHGPEFSGAALAEANAIACGVGLVAPLAVGLSLDLGYGWRPALVVASVLAVVILVLGRRTAARLRSGSPTHADAIRQPSVPEPATAGPAGAARRPMPRRYWIAWGIMLCCIAAEFATTLWASDVLRNRTGASAALATAAVTAVIGGMCAGRIVGAALAVRFPGALLLLPALAVALLGTGLFWLATAPVPAMVGLAFCGLGLGPLFPLALDLGLQASEGQTDRAAGYSSYAAGLAIGSGPFVLGALADHIGPHGAFLVVPALFVLAVAGVLAIRRTAAPAALSARGRPR, encoded by the coding sequence GTGAACCGCCTCGTCCGTACCCGGGCCACGTTTCTGGTGTACGCGATCCTCGGCTTCTACGGCTGGTACATCTACGGCGTCGGGCCGATCGTCCCGTTGCTGCGGGACGAGCAGGAAACGAGTCGCGCGGTCGCGAGCCTGCACGGCACCGCGCTCGCGGTGGGCGCGCTGATCGCCGGTGCGCTGTATCCGCCGCTGGCTCGCCGTCTGGGCCGCGGTACCACGCTCTGGGTGATGGTCGTCGCGCTGGCGATCGGCGTCGTGGTGCTGGTGTCGGTGCCCTCGGTGCCCGTGCTCACCATCGGTACGACGCTGGCCTGCGGAATCGTCGGATCGATCCTGGTCAACGTCGTCGCGCCGGTGCTGCTCGACGTCCACGGCCCGGAGTTCTCCGGCGCCGCGCTCGCGGAGGCCAACGCGATCGCGTGCGGCGTGGGGCTGGTGGCTCCGCTGGCGGTCGGGCTCTCGCTCGACCTGGGTTACGGCTGGCGGCCCGCGCTCGTCGTGGCGAGCGTCCTCGCGGTCGTGATCCTCGTGCTCGGCCGGCGCACGGCTGCCCGCCTGCGTTCCGGTTCACCCACCCATGCGGACGCCATCCGGCAGCCGTCCGTCCCGGAACCGGCCACCGCAGGGCCGGCCGGGGCGGCGCGGCGGCCGATGCCCCGGCGGTACTGGATCGCCTGGGGAATCATGCTCTGCTGCATCGCCGCGGAGTTCGCCACCACGCTCTGGGCGTCCGACGTCCTGCGCAACCGCACCGGAGCCTCGGCGGCACTGGCCACGGCTGCGGTCACCGCCGTGATCGGCGGCATGTGCGCGGGCCGGATCGTCGGCGCCGCGCTGGCCGTCCGGTTCCCGGGGGCGCTGCTGCTCCTGCCGGCGCTGGCGGTCGCGCTGCTCGGCACCGGGCTGTTCTGGCTGGCCACCGCGCCGGTGCCGGCGATGGTCGGGCTGGCGTTCTGCGGGCTGGGTCTGGGGCCGCTGTTCCCGCTCGCGCTCGACCTCGGATTGCAGGCCTCCGAAGGGCAGACCGACCGGGCGGCCGGCTACTCGTCCTACGCGGCCGGGCTGGCGATCGGCAGCGGGCCGTTCGTCCTCGGTGCGCTGGCCGACCACATCGGCCCGCACGGCGCGTTCCTGGTGGTCCCCGCGCTGTTCGTGCTCGCGGTCGCGGGAGTCCTCGCGATCCGGCGCACCGCGGCTCCGGCGGCGCTCAGCGCCAGAGGTCGACCGCGCTGA
- a CDS encoding acyl-CoA carboxylase epsilon subunit, whose product MTTKDAAPHPGSGDDAGTEPVLRVLRGTPTAEELAALVGLLTARAAAVAPAPPRPRDLWRRHEARIGAPLSAGPGAWRASGLPR is encoded by the coding sequence ATGACCACCAAGGACGCCGCGCCGCACCCGGGATCCGGGGACGACGCAGGCACCGAACCTGTCCTTCGGGTCCTTCGGGGCACACCCACTGCCGAAGAGCTCGCCGCGCTCGTCGGCCTGCTCACGGCGCGAGCCGCGGCGGTCGCTCCGGCACCGCCGCGACCGCGTGATCTCTGGCGCAGACACGAAGCACGGATCGGTGCTCCGCTGAGCGCGGGCCCGGGGGCATGGCGTGCCTCCGGGCTCCCGCGATGA
- a CDS encoding alpha/beta hydrolase produces the protein MDLLLPGISTRRVPTERLTINVLEVERRTVGEPIVFVHGNVSSSLFWQYAMRDLPDTFRPIAVDLRGFGDTDPAPVDATRGLRDFSDDVLGLLEVLELDRVHLVGWSMGGGVVLQLLRDRPELVRTATLINPVSPYGFGGTKGIDGQHLDPPGLGSGAGSANPEFVQRLAVGDRTADAPVSPRAVLHSSYVKAPFTPDPDDADRWVSSMLSTRTGDDNYPGTSDVTAEWPGAVPGTRGVLNTMAPTFFRVDDLDTIEPKPPIYWIRGDSDVIVSDTSLFDLAYLGKIGAVPGWPGDELAPPQPMVAQTRHVLDRYALAGGRYEELVIADTGHSPHIEKPKEFLATLVESITEYTD, from the coding sequence ATGGACCTGCTGCTGCCTGGCATCTCGACCCGCAGGGTGCCGACCGAGCGGTTGACGATCAACGTCCTGGAGGTCGAGCGCCGCACGGTCGGGGAACCGATCGTCTTCGTGCACGGCAACGTCTCGTCCTCGCTCTTCTGGCAGTACGCGATGCGCGACCTACCGGACACGTTCCGGCCGATCGCCGTCGACCTGCGCGGGTTCGGCGACACCGACCCGGCGCCGGTGGACGCCACGCGCGGCCTGCGTGACTTCAGCGACGACGTGCTGGGCCTGCTCGAGGTGCTGGAGCTCGACCGGGTGCACCTGGTGGGCTGGAGCATGGGCGGCGGTGTCGTGCTGCAGCTCCTCCGCGACCGCCCGGAGCTGGTCCGGACGGCGACGCTGATCAACCCCGTGTCGCCCTACGGGTTCGGGGGCACCAAGGGCATCGACGGTCAGCACCTCGACCCGCCCGGCCTCGGTTCCGGCGCCGGGAGCGCCAACCCGGAGTTCGTCCAGCGGCTCGCGGTGGGCGACCGGACGGCGGACGCCCCGGTCTCGCCGCGGGCGGTGCTGCACAGCAGTTACGTCAAGGCGCCGTTCACGCCCGACCCCGACGACGCCGACCGCTGGGTCAGCTCGATGCTCAGCACCCGGACCGGGGACGACAACTACCCCGGGACGTCCGACGTCACCGCGGAGTGGCCGGGGGCGGTGCCCGGGACGCGAGGCGTCCTGAACACGATGGCGCCCACGTTCTTCCGGGTGGACGATCTGGACACGATCGAGCCGAAGCCGCCGATCTACTGGATCCGCGGCGACTCGGACGTGATCGTGTCCGACACGTCGCTGTTCGACCTGGCGTACCTGGGCAAGATCGGTGCGGTGCCCGGCTGGCCCGGCGACGAACTGGCACCACCGCAGCCGATGGTCGCGCAGACCCGGCACGTGCTCGACCGGTACGCGCTGGCCGGCGGACGCTACGAGGAACTCGTCATCGCCGACACGGGTCACAGCCCGCACATCGAGAAGCCGAAGGAGTTCCTCGCGACCCTCGTCGAGTCGATCACCGAATACACCGACTGA
- a CDS encoding Maf family protein — protein MGDRRGPGADENPHPVTRRLVLASQSPARLALLRGAGFAPDVIVSGVDESGMTGTPAEICLELARRKCRAVVSSLTANGDVDVDPPVVIGCDSVLELDGVAYGKPKDAADAITRWQLMAGRTGILQTGHCVVDLATGRESSAVAATAVRFGTPSEEEVAAYVATGEPLVVAGAFTIDGRGSLFIDGIDGDHSNVIGLSLPLFRRLLARLDVSAVDLWR, from the coding sequence ATGGGAGACCGACGTGGCCCTGGTGCTGACGAAAACCCTCACCCCGTGACCCGCCGTCTGGTGCTGGCGTCCCAGTCGCCGGCCCGGCTCGCGCTGCTGCGCGGTGCCGGTTTCGCGCCGGACGTCATCGTCTCCGGCGTCGACGAATCCGGCATGACCGGTACCCCGGCCGAGATCTGCCTCGAGTTGGCACGACGCAAGTGCCGCGCCGTCGTGTCGTCCCTCACTGCCAACGGCGATGTGGACGTCGATCCGCCGGTCGTCATCGGCTGCGATTCCGTCCTGGAGCTGGACGGTGTCGCTTACGGCAAGCCGAAGGACGCCGCCGACGCGATCACGCGCTGGCAGCTGATGGCGGGCCGCACCGGCATCCTGCAGACCGGCCACTGCGTCGTGGACCTGGCCACCGGCCGGGAGAGCTCAGCGGTCGCCGCTACGGCGGTGCGGTTCGGCACGCCCAGCGAGGAGGAGGTCGCCGCATACGTGGCGACCGGCGAGCCGCTGGTCGTGGCCGGCGCGTTCACGATCGACGGGCGCGGCTCGCTGTTCATCGACGGCATCGACGGGGACCACAGCAACGTGATCGGCCTGTCGCTGCCGCTGTTCCGGCGCCTCCTCGCCCGCCTCGACGTCAGCGCGGTCGACCTCTGGCGCTGA